A single window of Lysobacter oculi DNA harbors:
- a CDS encoding DEAD/DEAH box helicase, giving the protein MPPALAAFHPAVSGWFGQRFPSPTPAQAEAWPAIARGEHVLVAAPTGSGKTLTAFLAAIDALVREGLAHGLPAATQVLYISPLKALSNDIHLNLEAPLEGIREALARFGLPDVDIRTAVRTGDTPQSERAALRKHPPHILVTTPESLYVLLGSESGRAMLASIRTVIVDEIHALVQGKRGSHLTLSLQRLEALTGRRLQRVGLSATQKPIDAVARFLVGAGHVDAEGRADCRVIDIGHDRPRDLALEVPPTPLTAVMSNEQWEQVYARIAELAGEHRTTLVFVNTRRMAERAAKNLADLLGKEHVAAHHGSLAKELRLDAEQRLKAGQLKVLVATASLELGIDIGDVELVCQLGSPRSIAAFLQRVGRAGHFVGGVPKGRIFATTRDEAIECAALLDCVRRGELDALIMPPAPLDVLAQQIVAEVAAREWQEDALFAALSKAWPYAQVTREKFGEVVRMLADGFTTRRGTRGAWLHRDAVHGTLRGRAGARMTATMSGGTIPDTGDYAVVLEPQSIQIGTLNEDFAIESLAGDIFQLGNASYRILRVEPGRLRVEDAQGLPPNIPFWLGEAPGRTDELSHGVSRLRAALAERIEAGGAEAALRWLREDVGIDEAAARQIVDYCAEMLTGFGLLPTRETMAMERFFDESGGTQLIIHSPHGSRINKAWGLALRKRFCRSFNFELQAAATENAIVLSLSTSHSFPLDDVSHFLHSNTAKDVLVQALLDAPLFPARWRWNATNALALPRFQGGKKVPPQLQRMKSEDLLATVFPDQVACLENIVGEREVPDHPLVDQTLHDCLEEAMDTEGWLAMLRRLEAGDIRIVARDLTAPSPFAAEALNAAPYAFLDDAPLEERRTQAVQTRRYTDPESARDLGRLDAAAIEQVREDAWPQARNTDEAHDALMSLGAIGVDEADASGWTAMLEGLAKTRRATVLDAEGAALWVAAERLPMLAALHPEADSHPPIDAPAEYAAQAWTREDALRECVRMRLGGSGPVTVAQLAARLAMPVADIEMALAALERDGYVMRGRFDETGAAEQWCERNLLARIHRLTLGRLRREIEPVAPKDFMRFLCDWQHVAPAARLRGPDALAKVLAQLEGFEAAATGWESELLPARVADYSIHWLDELCSAGRVRWSRLRPVAESAGGKSPVRATPIVLLPRREQAHWTRLAAEPDADALSSRAAKVADALKRHGALFFDELLDEARLLQTELEDALAELVARGLASCDSFAGLRALLLPQGKRPKASGRRLRRGLVSGIHDAGRWSLLRRPLLQGDADAPDEGLEHIARVLLRRYGVVCWRLLEREAGWLPPWRDLLRVYRRMEARGELRGGRFVSGLVGEQFALPEAVAALRQVRKREPDGAMLVLSATDPLNLAGTLLAGDKVPRTPGNRLLLRDGVPLAAWVAGKLVELQALDAGERAAVSRLLASRHPRPYPASTPPPRDPARPAAPPTVPHTPPATSAVPAAPASRR; this is encoded by the coding sequence CTGCCTCCCGCGCTCGCGGCCTTCCACCCGGCGGTCTCCGGCTGGTTCGGCCAACGCTTCCCGTCGCCGACACCGGCACAGGCCGAAGCCTGGCCGGCGATCGCGCGGGGCGAGCACGTGCTGGTGGCCGCGCCGACCGGTTCGGGCAAGACGCTGACCGCCTTCCTCGCCGCCATCGACGCACTGGTACGCGAAGGCCTGGCCCACGGGCTGCCGGCGGCGACGCAGGTGCTCTACATCTCGCCGCTGAAAGCGCTGTCGAACGACATCCACCTCAATCTGGAAGCGCCGCTGGAAGGTATCCGCGAAGCGCTCGCGCGGTTCGGCCTGCCCGATGTCGACATCCGCACCGCGGTGCGCACCGGCGACACCCCGCAATCGGAACGCGCCGCCTTGCGCAAGCATCCGCCGCACATCCTCGTGACCACGCCGGAATCGCTGTACGTGCTGCTCGGTTCCGAATCCGGGCGGGCGATGCTGGCGTCGATCAGGACCGTGATCGTCGACGAGATCCACGCGCTGGTGCAGGGCAAGCGCGGCAGCCACCTGACGCTGTCGTTGCAGCGCCTGGAAGCGCTGACCGGGCGCAGGTTGCAGCGCGTCGGCCTGTCGGCCACGCAGAAACCGATCGATGCCGTCGCGCGCTTCCTCGTCGGCGCGGGTCATGTCGATGCGGAGGGCCGCGCCGACTGCCGCGTCATCGACATCGGCCACGACCGACCGCGCGATCTCGCGCTGGAAGTCCCGCCCACGCCGCTCACCGCGGTGATGTCGAACGAGCAGTGGGAACAGGTCTACGCCCGCATCGCGGAGCTGGCCGGGGAGCACCGCACCACGCTGGTCTTCGTCAACACCCGGCGCATGGCCGAGCGCGCGGCCAAGAACCTGGCCGACCTGCTCGGCAAGGAACACGTCGCCGCCCACCACGGTTCGCTGGCCAAGGAGCTGCGGCTGGACGCCGAACAGCGGCTCAAGGCCGGCCAGCTCAAGGTGCTGGTGGCGACCGCTTCGCTGGAACTCGGCATCGACATCGGCGATGTGGAACTGGTCTGCCAGCTCGGTTCGCCACGCAGCATCGCGGCGTTCCTGCAGCGCGTCGGGCGCGCCGGGCATTTCGTCGGCGGGGTGCCGAAGGGTCGCATCTTCGCCACCACCCGCGACGAGGCGATCGAATGCGCGGCATTGCTCGACTGCGTGCGCCGCGGCGAGCTGGATGCGCTGATCATGCCGCCCGCGCCGCTCGACGTGCTGGCCCAGCAGATCGTCGCCGAGGTCGCCGCGCGCGAATGGCAGGAAGACGCGCTGTTCGCCGCGCTGTCCAAGGCGTGGCCGTATGCGCAGGTCACCCGCGAGAAGTTCGGCGAAGTGGTGCGGATGCTCGCCGACGGCTTCACCACCCGGCGCGGCACGCGCGGCGCGTGGCTGCATCGCGATGCCGTACACGGCACCCTGCGCGGACGCGCCGGCGCGCGGATGACCGCGACCATGTCCGGCGGCACCATTCCCGACACCGGCGACTACGCGGTGGTGCTGGAGCCACAATCGATCCAGATCGGCACCCTCAACGAGGACTTCGCCATCGAGTCGCTGGCCGGCGACATCTTCCAGCTCGGCAATGCCAGCTACCGCATCCTGCGCGTCGAACCGGGCCGCCTGCGGGTGGAGGACGCGCAGGGCCTGCCGCCCAACATCCCGTTCTGGCTCGGCGAGGCGCCGGGCCGCACCGACGAGCTCTCGCATGGCGTGTCGCGCCTGCGCGCCGCCCTCGCCGAACGCATCGAAGCAGGCGGCGCCGAGGCCGCACTGCGCTGGCTGCGCGAAGATGTGGGCATCGATGAAGCCGCCGCCCGCCAGATCGTCGACTACTGCGCCGAGATGCTCACCGGCTTCGGCCTGCTGCCGACCCGCGAAACGATGGCGATGGAGCGATTCTTCGACGAATCCGGCGGCACCCAGCTCATCATCCATTCGCCGCACGGCTCGCGCATCAACAAGGCCTGGGGCCTCGCGCTGCGCAAGCGCTTCTGCCGCAGCTTCAATTTCGAATTGCAGGCGGCGGCGACCGAAAACGCCATCGTGCTGTCGCTGTCCACCAGCCACAGCTTTCCGCTCGATGACGTGTCCCACTTCCTGCATTCCAACACCGCGAAGGATGTGCTGGTGCAGGCGTTGCTGGATGCGCCACTGTTCCCCGCGCGCTGGCGCTGGAATGCGACCAATGCGCTGGCGCTGCCGCGCTTCCAGGGCGGCAAGAAGGTGCCGCCGCAATTGCAGCGGATGAAGTCGGAAGACCTGCTGGCCACGGTGTTTCCCGATCAGGTCGCATGCCTCGAAAACATCGTCGGCGAGCGCGAGGTACCCGACCACCCGCTGGTCGACCAGACCCTGCACGACTGCCTTGAAGAAGCCATGGACACCGAAGGCTGGCTGGCGATGTTGCGCCGGTTGGAAGCCGGCGACATCCGCATCGTCGCGCGCGACCTGACCGCGCCCTCGCCGTTCGCCGCCGAAGCACTGAACGCCGCGCCCTACGCCTTCCTCGACGACGCGCCGCTGGAGGAACGACGCACGCAGGCGGTGCAGACGCGCCGCTACACCGACCCGGAAAGCGCGCGCGACCTGGGCCGGCTGGATGCCGCCGCCATCGAACAGGTGCGCGAGGACGCCTGGCCGCAGGCCCGCAATACCGACGAGGCGCACGACGCACTGATGAGCCTGGGCGCCATCGGCGTGGACGAAGCCGACGCGAGCGGCTGGACGGCGATGTTGGAAGGCCTGGCGAAGACGCGGCGCGCCACCGTCCTGGATGCCGAAGGCGCCGCGCTCTGGGTCGCCGCCGAACGCCTGCCGATGCTCGCCGCGCTGCACCCCGAAGCCGACTCGCATCCCCCCATCGATGCGCCGGCGGAATACGCCGCTCAGGCGTGGACGCGCGAGGACGCCCTGCGCGAATGCGTGCGGATGCGGCTGGGCGGCAGCGGCCCGGTGACGGTGGCGCAACTCGCCGCGCGGCTGGCGATGCCGGTGGCCGACATCGAGATGGCACTGGCCGCGCTGGAGCGCGACGGCTACGTCATGCGCGGGCGCTTCGACGAGACCGGCGCGGCCGAACAATGGTGCGAACGCAACCTGCTCGCCCGCATCCACCGGCTCACGCTGGGCCGGCTGCGGCGCGAGATCGAGCCGGTCGCGCCGAAGGATTTCATGCGCTTCCTCTGCGACTGGCAGCACGTCGCGCCGGCGGCGCGGCTGCGCGGGCCGGATGCACTGGCGAAGGTGCTGGCGCAGCTGGAAGGCTTTGAAGCCGCCGCCACCGGCTGGGAAAGCGAACTGCTGCCGGCGCGCGTGGCCGACTATTCCATCCATTGGCTCGACGAGCTGTGCAGCGCCGGCCGCGTGCGCTGGTCGCGGCTGCGCCCGGTGGCCGAAAGCGCCGGCGGCAAGTCGCCGGTGCGCGCCACGCCGATCGTGCTGCTGCCGCGCCGCGAGCAGGCGCACTGGACGCGGCTGGCCGCCGAACCCGATGCCGATGCGCTGTCGTCACGCGCGGCGAAAGTGGCGGATGCGCTGAAACGCCACGGCGCGCTGTTCTTTGACGAACTGCTGGACGAAGCCCGCCTGCTGCAAACCGAACTGGAGGATGCGCTGGCCGAACTGGTCGCGCGCGGACTGGCCAGCTGCGACAGCTTCGCCGGGCTGCGCGCGCTGCTGCTGCCGCAGGGCAAGCGGCCCAAGGCATCCGGTCGCCGGTTGCGGCGTGGGCTGGTTTCCGGCATCCACGATGCCGGTCGCTGGTCGCTGCTGCGCCGCCCGCTGCTGCAAGGCGATGCCGACGCGCCGGACGAAGGACTCGAACACATCGCCCGGGTGCTGCTGCGCCGCTACGGCGTGGTTTGCTGGCGCCTGCTGGAGCGCGAAGCGGGCTGGCTGCCGCCGTGGCGCGACCTGCTGCGCGTGTACCGGCGGATGGAGGCGCGCGGCGAACTGCGCGGCGGGCGTTTCGTGTCCGGGCTGGTCGGCGAACAGTTCGCCCTGCCGGAAGCGGTCGCCGCCCTGCGCCAGGTCCGCAAGCGCGAACCCGATGGCGCGATGCTGGTGCTCTCGGCCACCGACCCGCTCAACCTGGCCGGCACCCTGCTGGCCGGCGACAAGGTGCCGCGCACCCCGGGCAACCGCCTGCTGCTGCGCGACGGCGTGCCGCTGGCGGCATGGGTGGCGGGCAAGCTGGTCGAGCTGCAAGCGCTCGATGCCGGGGAACGGGCCGCCGTCAGCCGCCTGCTGGCGAGCCGGCACCCGCGCCCGTATCCGGCATCAACGCCGCCACCGAGGGATCCGGCGCGCCCAGCGGCACCACCGACGGTCCCCCACACACCGCCAGCCACGTCTGCGGTTCCGGCTGCACCGGCCAGCCGCCGGTAA
- the prmC gene encoding peptide chain release factor N(5)-glutamine methyltransferase — MRMPILPVTVHHVLRAAAARIDRIDAELLLLHVLGQPRSWLFGHDTDALAPAQLAAFNALVERRETGEPVAYLTGRRGFWTLDLAVTPATLIPRADTELLVELVLARLPVDAEARIADLGTGSGAIALALAKERTRAQVIATDASEAALAVARANAEGNDIAHIEFRHGSWFAPLAGECFDVIASNPPYIEADDPHLGEGDLRFEPITALASGGDGLDDLRVIIGEATSHMIEHGWLLVEHGWNQGAAVRALFVEAGFVEVATARDLEDRDRVTLGRRG; from the coding sequence ATGCGGATGCCGATCCTGCCCGTCACCGTCCATCACGTGCTGCGCGCCGCCGCCGCGCGCATCGACCGCATCGATGCGGAACTGCTGCTGCTGCACGTGCTGGGCCAGCCGCGCAGCTGGCTGTTCGGGCATGACACCGATGCGCTGGCGCCTGCCCAGCTGGCCGCGTTCAACGCCTTGGTCGAGCGCCGCGAGACCGGCGAACCGGTCGCCTACCTGACCGGACGACGCGGCTTCTGGACGCTCGATCTCGCGGTCACGCCGGCCACGCTGATTCCGCGCGCGGACACCGAACTGCTGGTGGAACTGGTGTTGGCGCGCCTCCCGGTTGATGCGGAGGCACGCATCGCCGACCTCGGTACCGGCAGTGGCGCCATCGCGCTGGCGCTGGCGAAGGAGCGGACGCGCGCGCAGGTCATCGCCACCGATGCCAGCGAGGCCGCGCTCGCCGTGGCCCGCGCGAACGCAGAGGGAAATGACATCGCCCACATCGAGTTCCGCCACGGCAGCTGGTTCGCGCCACTGGCCGGTGAGTGCTTCGATGTGATCGCCAGCAATCCGCCCTACATCGAAGCGGATGATCCGCATCTGGGCGAAGGCGACCTGCGCTTCGAGCCGATCACCGCGCTGGCTTCCGGCGGCGATGGGCTGGACGACCTGCGGGTGATCATCGGCGAAGCGACATCCCACATGATCGAACACGGCTGGCTGCTGGTGGAACACGGCTGGAACCAGGGCGCGGCGGTGCGTGCGTTGTTCGTGGAGGCAGGCTTCGTGGAGGTGGCCACCGCGCGTGATCTGGAAGACCGCGACCGGGTGACGCTGGGCCGGCGCGGCTGA
- the pip gene encoding prolyl aminopeptidase yields MRTLYPPTEPHASGMLAVDDRHSLYWEECGNPAGKPVVMLHGGPGGGCSDAMRRFHDPSKYRIVLFDQRGAGRSTPHADLVDNTTWDLVADIEKIREMLGIERWQVFGGSWGSTLALAYAETHPERVTELVLRGIFMLRRWELEWFYQEGASRVFPDQFDPYRDYIPEAERGDLMAAYHKRLTSDDEAVRLEAARRWSIWEGGTSYLRVPADYADSHGDPHFALAFARIENHYFVNKGFFDADDQLLRDVHRIADIPGVIVHGRYDVVCPVANAWDLHKAWPKAELMISPTAGHSAFEEENIDALVRATDKFAG; encoded by the coding sequence ATGCGCACGCTGTACCCGCCGACCGAGCCGCACGCGAGCGGCATGCTCGCCGTCGACGACCGCCATTCGCTGTACTGGGAAGAATGCGGCAACCCCGCGGGCAAGCCGGTGGTGATGCTGCATGGCGGGCCGGGCGGCGGCTGCAGCGACGCGATGCGCCGTTTCCATGATCCGTCGAAATACCGCATCGTCCTGTTCGACCAGCGTGGCGCCGGGCGCAGCACGCCGCATGCCGATCTCGTCGACAACACGACGTGGGACCTGGTGGCCGACATCGAGAAGATCCGCGAAATGCTCGGCATCGAGCGCTGGCAGGTGTTCGGCGGCAGCTGGGGCTCCACGCTGGCACTGGCCTATGCCGAAACGCATCCCGAGCGCGTCACCGAGCTGGTGCTGCGCGGCATCTTCATGCTGCGGCGCTGGGAGCTGGAATGGTTCTACCAGGAAGGCGCGTCGCGGGTGTTCCCGGACCAGTTCGACCCCTATCGCGATTACATCCCGGAAGCCGAGCGCGGCGACCTGATGGCCGCGTACCACAAGCGCCTGACCAGCGACGACGAGGCGGTGCGGCTGGAAGCGGCGCGCCGCTGGAGCATCTGGGAAGGCGGCACCAGCTACCTGCGCGTGCCGGCCGATTACGCCGACAGCCACGGGGATCCGCATTTCGCGCTGGCGTTCGCGCGGATCGAGAACCACTACTTCGTCAACAAAGGCTTCTTCGACGCCGACGACCAGCTGCTGCGCGACGTGCACCGCATTGCCGACATCCCGGGCGTGATCGTGCACGGCCGCTACGACGTGGTCTGCCCCGTCGCCAACGCCTGGGACCTGCACAAGGCTTGGCCAAAGGCCGAATTGATGATTTCGCCCACCGCCGGCCATTCCGCGTTCGAGGAAGAGAACATCGACGCGCTGGTGCGCGCCACCGACAAATTCGCAGGCTGA
- a CDS encoding XVIPCD domain-containing protein translates to MSREVDATPYAELLEAKGGADAKAALARGERVILGFRVENSTYAALDNPATRRDESRDGTGIYNDRMVVLWKEKRGGVRARVFDRANTEPTAQYDAHAAGRIPRSRRSQGVDVNGDRIKDAGRLSDGVIEMGMDIYQGAPALRPTVAAVAGGRGRIQRDTNGDGRFSEGDPLRLADLDRSFLIHRGSRGNTDSAGCQTIHRDDYPEFLRTVGGMAGQKRWQYVLVTVEPDVLRDFDRTPERSRMDANKDRVGLQEPAHPDHALYSSILGKVHAEDGRRGRVPDACSDNLAGSLTVACRKNGVERAEGFFFNEAGTRAFVVDAAAGTSTRNWASVDVAQAVGQPLHRSEAMLAALQMDQPQAIVHRHNQVDPAPQLQVSGQASVPALAATR, encoded by the coding sequence ATGAGTCGCGAGGTGGATGCCACGCCCTATGCCGAATTGCTGGAAGCGAAAGGCGGGGCTGACGCGAAAGCGGCACTGGCGCGGGGCGAGCGTGTGATCCTCGGATTTCGGGTCGAAAACAGCACGTACGCTGCATTGGACAACCCCGCGACACGACGGGATGAGTCGCGCGACGGCACAGGTATCTACAACGATCGCATGGTCGTCCTCTGGAAGGAGAAACGCGGCGGGGTGCGTGCCCGTGTTTTCGATCGGGCCAATACCGAACCCACTGCGCAATACGATGCGCATGCAGCCGGGCGGATTCCAAGGAGCCGGAGATCGCAAGGCGTGGATGTAAACGGTGACCGCATCAAGGACGCGGGGCGCCTGAGCGATGGCGTCATCGAAATGGGAATGGACATCTACCAGGGAGCGCCTGCGCTGAGGCCCACGGTCGCGGCGGTTGCTGGAGGTCGTGGAAGAATCCAGCGCGACACCAACGGAGACGGCCGGTTTTCAGAGGGCGATCCGCTGAGGCTCGCCGATCTGGATCGCTCTTTCCTCATCCACCGGGGTTCACGCGGCAATACCGATTCAGCCGGATGCCAGACGATCCATCGCGATGATTACCCGGAATTCCTGCGCACCGTGGGTGGGATGGCTGGCCAGAAGCGCTGGCAATACGTGCTGGTGACCGTTGAGCCTGACGTTCTTCGCGACTTCGACAGAACGCCTGAAAGATCCAGGATGGATGCGAACAAGGATCGTGTCGGTCTGCAGGAACCCGCCCATCCCGACCACGCCCTTTACAGCAGCATCCTCGGCAAGGTGCATGCGGAAGACGGGCGGCGCGGACGCGTGCCGGATGCCTGCAGCGACAACCTCGCCGGTTCGCTCACCGTCGCGTGCAGAAAGAATGGTGTCGAACGGGCAGAGGGCTTCTTCTTCAACGAAGCCGGTACGCGCGCTTTCGTTGTCGATGCGGCCGCAGGCACATCCACGCGCAACTGGGCGTCGGTCGATGTGGCGCAGGCGGTGGGCCAGCCATTGCACCGGAGTGAAGCCATGCTGGCCGCACTGCAAATGGACCAGCCTCAAGCGATTGTCCATCGACACAACCAGGTAGACCCGGCACCCCAGTTACAGGTGTCCGGGCAGGCATCGGTCCCGGCCCTCGCGGCCACGCGCTGA
- a CDS encoding NUDIX hydrolase, translating to MGEDVEILHQGEWLRLVRRGKWEACERCHGGDGMAVIVIAVTPADEVLFVEQYRVPLQARTIEMPAGLVGDDHDDDSLEAAASRELIEETGWKPGRVDVLLTGPTSSGMSNERIAFVRARQLEKVGEGGGVGDEGITVHAVPRADAPRWLMQKHAEGYELDLKLWAGLWMIEHNPDGTLAGD from the coding sequence ATGGGTGAAGACGTCGAAATCCTGCATCAGGGCGAGTGGCTGCGGCTGGTCCGCCGCGGCAAATGGGAGGCCTGCGAACGCTGCCACGGCGGCGACGGCATGGCGGTGATCGTGATCGCGGTGACGCCGGCCGACGAGGTGCTGTTCGTCGAGCAATACCGCGTGCCGTTGCAGGCCCGGACCATCGAGATGCCGGCCGGGCTTGTCGGCGACGACCACGATGACGATTCGCTGGAAGCCGCCGCCAGCCGCGAACTGATCGAGGAAACCGGCTGGAAGCCCGGTCGCGTCGATGTGCTGCTGACCGGGCCGACGTCCTCCGGCATGAGCAACGAACGCATCGCCTTCGTGCGTGCGCGCCAGTTGGAAAAGGTCGGCGAAGGCGGCGGCGTGGGCGACGAAGGCATCACGGTGCATGCCGTGCCCCGCGCCGATGCCCCGCGCTGGCTGATGCAGAAACACGCCGAAGGCTACGAGCTCGACCTGAAGCTCTGGGCCGGACTGTGGATGATCGAACACAATCCGGATGGGACGTTGGCCGGGGATTGA
- a CDS encoding 5'-3' exonuclease, with amino-acid sequence MPDEWHDEDGWPLNAVHGFARFLIELLERERPRHIVIAFDEALDSCFRNRLYPQYKANRPPAPEELKRQFAQCKALCEALGIITLAHGEYEADDLIGSALHAARGHGFRGVIVSADKDLSQLLEGEDEQFDFARGQRWGAGGVKARHGVHAHQVADYLALCGDAVDNIPGVNGIGQKTAAALISHFGGLDALMARIDEVAFLRLRGAAATARRLHEQREHALLWRQLTLIALDAPLGPHAPPFTRGRADAQALESFAQRVRFGPLTRRRLWQAAGLDA; translated from the coding sequence ATGCCGGACGAATGGCATGACGAAGACGGCTGGCCACTCAACGCGGTGCACGGCTTCGCGCGCTTCCTGATCGAACTGCTGGAACGCGAACGCCCGCGCCACATCGTGATCGCCTTCGACGAAGCGCTGGATTCCTGCTTCCGCAACCGCCTCTACCCGCAATACAAGGCCAACCGCCCGCCGGCGCCGGAAGAGCTGAAGCGCCAGTTCGCGCAATGCAAGGCACTGTGCGAAGCGCTCGGCATCATCACCCTCGCGCATGGCGAATACGAAGCCGACGACCTCATCGGCAGCGCTCTGCATGCGGCGCGCGGGCATGGCTTCCGCGGGGTGATCGTGTCCGCCGACAAGGACCTGTCACAGCTGCTCGAAGGCGAGGACGAACAGTTCGACTTCGCCCGTGGCCAGCGTTGGGGCGCGGGCGGCGTCAAGGCGCGCCACGGCGTGCACGCGCACCAGGTCGCCGATTACCTGGCGCTGTGCGGCGACGCGGTCGACAACATCCCGGGCGTCAACGGCATCGGGCAGAAGACGGCGGCGGCGTTGATCTCGCATTTCGGCGGGCTGGACGCGTTGATGGCGCGTATCGACGAAGTCGCCTTCCTGCGCCTGCGTGGTGCGGCGGCCACCGCGCGCCGCCTGCATGAGCAGCGCGAGCACGCCCTGCTGTGGCGGCAACTCACCCTGATCGCGCTGGATGCGCCGCTGGGCCCGCATGCGCCGCCGTTCACGCGCGGCCGTGCCGATGCGCAGGCGCTTGAAAGCTTCGCGCAACGCGTGCGCTTCGGGCCGCTGACGCGTCGGCGGCTGTGGCAGGCGGCGGGCTTGGACGCCTGA
- a CDS encoding nitroreductase family protein: protein MNLDCLNQRRSVPSRQLGAPGPDDAQLATLLQAASRVPDHGKRVPFRFLRIQGDARAAMGALLESRKRALDPEASDATLQKERERFSFAPVIVTVLAKQGFDEKIPASERFATASCVCFALLQAAQAAGFGAQWLTGWAAYDEEVRRRLGLDDDEVVAGFIHIGTAQLEAPERDRPDAATLLRDWQP, encoded by the coding sequence ATGAACCTCGATTGCCTGAACCAGCGCCGCTCGGTGCCTTCCCGACAGCTGGGCGCGCCCGGCCCCGACGACGCCCAGCTGGCCACCCTGCTGCAGGCCGCCAGCCGCGTGCCCGACCACGGCAAGCGGGTCCCGTTCCGCTTCCTGCGCATCCAGGGCGACGCGCGGGCGGCAATGGGCGCGCTGCTCGAAAGCCGCAAACGCGCGCTCGACCCCGAGGCCAGCGACGCCACCCTGCAGAAGGAACGCGAGCGTTTCAGCTTCGCGCCGGTCATCGTGACCGTGCTGGCCAAGCAGGGCTTCGACGAGAAGATCCCGGCCAGCGAGCGCTTCGCCACCGCCAGCTGCGTGTGTTTCGCGCTGTTGCAGGCGGCGCAGGCGGCTGGCTTCGGCGCACAGTGGCTGACCGGCTGGGCGGCCTATGACGAAGAAGTGCGCAGGCGCCTGGGTCTGGACGATGACGAGGTGGTGGCCGGCTTCATCCACATCGGCACCGCGCAGCTGGAAGCGCCCGAGCGCGACCGCCCCGACGCGGCCACCCTGCTGCGCGACTGGCAACCGTGA